The genomic DNA CTGCATGCAttcatcaatttgattttcatttgTGAGATTTCACGTgttcatttatatttatttctcttttctctatATATAGGGGTCATCATCGTCCCtcataattggaaaaaaaaaattgaagtgcACCAACCCACTTTGCACAAATCTATATTATCAtgctattttaatttaaaaaaaataaaaaaggagaaTCTATGGATGATCACTTACTGTAATATGGTTAAAAAAACCGGAAAGAGACAAATGCAATTTGCCCCGAACTATGGAGTCTTGCTAAGTTTACCTTCCAACCTCTAAGATTTTGCATGATGTCCCGAACCCCTTGGTGAAAAATAAGCATTGTGCCCCTCTCACCAAAATcagaggattttttttttcttcctattCAAAGGACCAATTTCCAGAACATTTTTCTATTAAGTTAGACGTCCGATTGGAGTGCTCTTGGAGTCTTTAGAAACCGTGTGCCGAATACTACAATTTAGAATGACATAAAAACATAAGGTAGACATTCGGATTTTGACACAAAACTGAAAGATTAACTATGCAATAACTCTTCAACCACTCAACGAAATTAATTGCTATGCATACTTATAACTTCCTTGTGATCTCTAAAATATAgccatataaaaatttaagggcgaaaataatatatcaagGAATCACCGATACCTAGGGGGAGAAAGTTCGAAATTGAGAATTAGACTCTTAAGATTGTAAGGAAGTTATGCGACAATTAACTTCGTTGAGCAGCTAAAGGGTTATTGAGTAGTTAATTTTGTgacaaaatccaaattttgacCTCATTTTTTGATGTTATTCATTATTGTTTAGAGCTTCCAATTAATTCCAACCTATAGTAGCTAGTTCGCACAAGGTTTCCAACGATACCAAGAACACCCAAATCAGAGGTCTACTACCAGAGAAAGATGTTCTCaaatttgataatttgaataagaagaagaaaaatcacTGATATCGGTCAGAGGGGCATTGGGCTTATTTTTCACTGAAGTCTAGGGCACCGtctaaaatttgaaagttGGATAGCAAACATAAAAGCACCCAATAGTTTGGGGGCCAAATTACATTTATCTCAATCTGAAATGATTTTTGGTGATAAGATTAGAAAGAGCAGTATAATATATACTCTCATTTACCTATCGGGAAGGAACTCTTGTGCTGACTAGTTAGTGAGAAGTACTTGTCAATTACCTTTGGGAGTTCATTTGTACCAGCATCCCCCAACGAGGGTCAGATGGCTATTTTCTGACAATATAGTTGGGACTTTCATGCCCAgcctttgcattttttttagtttatttttgtttttgtaacGAGCCTTCGCCCCGTTAAttatcaggaaaaaaaaatcttctcatttacATAAAGCTATATAGTCCACTACCTGCATGCCGATATTCTCATTCACCTACCTGTTACGATGCTGGTAATGTTTTCACAGATCATATGATGAGATCTGATGACCAAAAAATTTATGGTTGCATGGAGAATTTCGGATGTTTCATTGGCCAGCGTGGATCAGGTGGTTGGCTAGTATTGCCGACGGGGCCAGGACTCCCATCACCAATTGATAGCTGCTATAATGCATGATTACATATCATGTGGTTTGTGACGACCAGTTCGTTCTCTCTTctagaaaaatgacaaaattgaTCTGTCTACTATATTATATCCGACCAATATTAAAACTACACTACTAACCGAGATTGATCTGCACGATATTAATCCCCCCGAGAAATGGAGATCAAGGAGAAACTCCCAGAGGTGAGGGTCCCCTCGCGGGCGCTTATCGCCCCCTTGAGACTGCCAAAGTCATGGGCAACCTCCGAGATGCTACGGTGCTGGGAGTTGCATGACGCTATCACTATCTTATTTACTTTGGAGATATTGTCTGAGATATTgttccttcttttcttcctttgaACAAATTTGCAAATCCCAGAGTGGTGGTAGGTCAGCCCTTGATAAATGCCTGCGTAAGGACGTACCCCCCTTATCACGTACgcatatatttaatttgcaACTAAACATGTATATGGCTAGCTCATCGCCAATGGGAGCATGGTAAACGTGAAAAATTGACATACTGTAGACCACCCCTCCCCTCCTCCTTCTTTAATTTCCCGTCCTTTGGGACTCCATTTCAGTATACCCTACCAACTGGGAACTAccatagaaaataaatgtacataCTGCACTCTCAAAATATTTGAGAAACCCCAAACTCTGGCTCGTTCATCAGTAGTTGAGGCTTCATCTATAGCTGACATAATTTTATCGAACAGATTTTAGTGTAACTTGCAATTTAGGTAATGAGGATTCATATAGTTTAGGAAAGATTTTTAATGAGATCATGACAATTTCATCTTTCCAAGTACTCTTTATTCTAGATCATTCTTTTCCATCTTTTGTACTATCTTTCCTTATTGAGTCTTTCTTCCTCGTACATGAAAAGGACCTCACGCATACAATCTCGATCGGTATTCCGGATGGCAAATCCGTTTTTGCCACTAAAAATGGCAATGTCTATCTCAATGATTTCATGCTGAAGGACGTGTTATTCGTTCCTGGCCTTAACTGCAATTTGATATCGGTTGGGAAATTGGCAACGGACCAAGATTGTGTATTAACATTTTGTTCTCGATATTGCAAATTACAGGACCGAGCCACGAGGAGAGTGATTGGATCGGGTGAGCTATGGAGGGGGGTATATTGGCCCAAGCAGAAGCAACCTACATTAGCTCACATGGCCGTAAAGAAGACAGGTCATCTCTTGTGGCATAAGCGCTTGGGTCACCCATCTAGTAAAGTCTTGCACTCTATTCCCGGTGTTTCAATAAAAACGGATGAAAAGTTTGTTTGTGATGCTTGTGCCCGTGCAAAGCTTTCACGTAATCCATTTCCTGAAAGATTGAACAATGCTAAAGCATGTTTTGATTTAATTCATGGAGATGTTTGGGGCCCTTACCGTGTAGCCTCTATATCGGGTGCTCGATACTTTCTCACTTTGGTTGATGATCATAGTCGGTGTGTATGGGTTTATTTGATGAGTGATAAGACCGAAACTCATAAGTGGTTGGTTGGCTTCTATAATATGATAAAGAATCAGTTTGGGAAATCTATTAAGACATTTCGATCAGACAATGGTCGGGAGTTCACTTCTAAAGCTATGCGTGATTTTTATCATGCAAATGGAATAGTTCATCAAACGTCTTGTGTAGATACGCCACAATAAAATGGGCGTGTGGAAAGAAAACATCGGCATTTGCTAGAGATGACACGTTCTTTGCGTTTTGATGCACATCTACCAATTAAATTATGGGGAGAATGTGTACTTGTGGCAGcatatttgattaattatacGCCTACGGCTGTGTTATCGGGAAAAGCTCCAGTTGAAGTCATTTTTCAAAAGTCATTAAGACTAGATCACCTTAGGGTATTCGGCTGCCTATGTTATGCTTCCAAGAGACCTAAGCCTACCGACAAATTTGAGAGTCGAGCACGTCATTGTGTTTTTATGGGATACCCGTATGGCCAAAAGGGATGGAAGTTATATGATCTAGAGACAGAAGAAATCTTTGTTTCACGGGATGTGGTTTTCCATGAAGAAATATTCCCATTTAGCAAGGatcgaaaattttcaattgaatCAGGATTGAGTCCTGGACAATTAATTAGCTGGGGGGAACCCATGGGAAAAATCAGGTTGAATGGAGAATACCAGCTCGGGCAGGTCCCCAACATGTCAGACGAAAGAGATGCCGTGGCCCATCAAGGAAGTGATCAGGGTCCATCTGCATTTGACATGGATCTGAGCCCACCGTCCGCTTCAGGGGTAGAACAGAGTCCACGCTCAGCAGACTCAGATGAAAGCCAACAATCTCCGTTGATAAACACGGAGTGCTCGGGCAACTTCGAACCAGAAGAAGCAGTTCGATCCTCACCGAAACCGATACGCAATCGTCGACCTCCGGCGTGGCAGAAGGGCTATGACTGCCGCCTTGCAGCAATCAAACCCCCTCCACCTACAGCTCACACCGACTCCAAAATCCCCGCTGGTTCGTACTATGCTATTGAACAATTACTCTCGATTATCGAATGATTATCGATGCTACTTGTCGGTCCTTGATCGAGATTGTGAGCCCAGACACTATTCAGAAGCCGTGCGTTATCATCACTGGAGAGAAGCCATGAATGCAGAATTATCCGCACTTGAACGCAATGGGACCTGGATAATTACTGATTTGCCGCCAGGAAAGAAAGCAATTGGTTGCAAGTGGGTATACAAAGTAAAACGGAAGGCTGATGGATCGATCGAACGCTATAAAGCTCGATTAGTTGCAAAAGGTTATACACAAATTGAAGGGCTGGATTTTGATGAGACTTTTGCTCCAGTAGCGAAGCTGGTGAGTGTTCGGGTATTGCTCACTATTGCCCTTTATAAAAACTGGGAATTATTTCAACTAGATGTGAATAATGCGTTTTTGCATGGTGATCTGGAAGAAGAAGTCTATATGACGTTGCCATCAGGATTAGTACCTGCAGGAAGTAATAAGGTATGTTGCCTTCAGAAGTCGTTGTATGGGTTACGGCAAGCGTCTCGCAATTGGTTTGCAAAGTTTTCAATTGCTCTAAAGTCGTATGGTTTCATTCAATCCTCGGCTGACTACTCATTATTTACTTTCAACAAAGACGGGATTATACTTGTCGTACTGGTTTACGTTGACGACTTGATTTTGACCGGTAATGATATTACTCATTGTGCCAAGTTCAAGCAGTATTTGGATGATTGCTTTAGAATCAAGGATTTGGGCAAGCTCAAATAGTTCTTGGGGATTGAAGTGGCTCGACAACCTGACTGTTTATTTCTCTGCCAAAGGAAGTATACCCTCGATATTCTACAGGAAACTGGGATGCTTGGAGCAAGGCCGGCTGCCTTTCCAATGGAACAACATCTGAAACTTATCTTAGAATCGGGTGAAGATTTGTTAGATCCATCGCGTTACCGCAGGCTAGTCAGACGACTAATTTATCTCACAATCACCCGACCTGAGTTGAGCTACCCAGTTCATATCCTTTCCCAATTTATGCAAAGGCCGAAACAAACACATTGGGATGCAGCTCTTCGAGTTCTTAGCTATCTAAAACAAAGCCCAGGAAATGGTATCTTGCTGCGACGACCGTCTTCATTATCTATCACTGCCCATTGTGACTCCGATTGGGCAGCTTGCCCAATGACAAGACGCTCTCTTGCAGGGTACTTTATCATGCTTGGTGGGTGTCCGATATCATGGAAAACTAAGAAGCAGAGTACTGTGGCTCGATCTTCGGCAGAGGCAGAATATCGTTCCATGGCATCAACTACCGCAGAGTTATTATGGTTACGGTCTTTACTCTCTTCTATGGGAGTGACTCTTTCATCAGCTATGACGATGTACTGTGATAATATGGCTGCTCTACACATAGCCGCAAATCCAGTCTTTCACGAGTGGACAAAACACATAGAAATCAATTGCCATTTCATCAGGGAACATGTACAAACCAAGTCCATCATTACACGCCATGTTCCTTCCAAGTTTCAAGTTGCTGATATCTTCACAAAAGCTCTTGGTCGAgatcattttcaatttctacTTGGCAAGTTGGGCATTACTAGTATTcatgctccaacttgagggggagtaaTGAGGATTCAGATAGTTTAGGAAAGATTTTTAATGAGATCATGACAATTTCATCCTTCCAAGTACTCTTTATTCTAGATCATTCTTTTCCATCTTTTGTACTATCTTTCCTTATTGAGTCTTTCTTCCTCGTACATGAAAAGGaagaatgtatatatatgcgtaTGGACTTGAACAGAAAGTGTGAGGAATAATACACAGATTGTGTTCTTTACCAGTTGTTCCTCTATCCTAGTTCGACCTATTGTCGAACTTAATATTAGGCGTTCTGTGTTCACCATGAATTTGTGAATTACAAGCTGCCATAGTTTATAAAAATAGTTTGTAAACTTAAACGAGAACTATGCTATAGGATGTTGTTTGGCATCAAATGCGAAATCTTATAACGTGATTGGTTCAAAATATTAGTTGCCCTACATATAAGAAATGTATTTTATACTTCAATTGCACACGTGGTATTGTGTAACCGACCAACCGGTTTAAGATATATTGTTTGATTATTGTATGAGTATAGTGGCGATTGTGTTGTTTTGTGTATTCTCAAGGAccccatgcatgcatgcatgtataCATGTTCTTCTCTATGTCATTTATGCTCCCCATGCAACACTTGCCTATATAAAGGCCTCCAAAACCATAGACTGTCCATCGCATTCAGTACGTACATTGATATCTTTGAGAGTCTTTGCACTGCGAGTGTGTCCATTCATTAGCTTTTGCTCTCCtcattctctcttttttcccttaGAGCGCCCTGTTTTTGTCAAAGTTGACGAGATAATACACACACATAATATTATCTTGTCAACATTGTTCGTTTCGGGTTATCGAAGGACATATTGATTGTGTCATCTGTCGTGTGAGAAAGGAGAAAGATGTCGGTCCTCGAACAGTTCATTGACGATGCCACATTGGTCGCTTCTGCCCCTTCCCTTCCTGTTCTGCCGTTCTGCTTTGGTGCCAAGGCGAAGGTTTTCCCGGACGATGCTGCTGTCGCTAACTTTGAGAAATCTGACTGGTCGCCATCCCTGTCCTCGACCCTGTACAGGGTTGATGGGTGGGGCCCACCCTACTTCTCCGTCAGCTCCTCCGGCAACATCTCGATCCTCCCCCATGGAAAGGAGACAATGCCTTCCCAGGAGATTGACCTCTTGGAGATCACGAAGAAAGTAACTGAGCCCGTGTCCTCGGGTGGCCTAGGGTTATGCCCGCCTTTCATTGTGCGGTTCCCTGAGATGCTCAAGCATCGGCTCGAGTCCCTGCAGTCGGCTTTTGACTCAGCTATTGCATCTCAGGTCTATGGGGCGACCTACCAAGGAGTATTCCCCGTGAAATGCAACCAAGACAGATTCATTATTGAGGATATTGTGAAGTTCGGGTCGCCGTTCAGGTTTGGACTGGAAGCCGGTTCAAAACCGGAGCTACTCCTCGCAATGCATTGCTTATGCAAAGGTTCCTCCGAGGCATTGCTGGTTTGCAATGGGTTCAAGGACTCGGAGTACATTTCTCTTGCACTTATCGCAAGGAAGCTTGCTTTCAACACGGTGGTCGTGTTCGAGCAAGAGGAAGAGCTTGACCTAGTGATTGAACTGAGCAAGAAGCTCGACATTAGGCCCGTTGTTGGTGTGCGGGCGAAGCTGAGGACCAGGCACTCAGGCCATTATGGATCGACCTCAGGTGAGAGGGGCCAGTTTGGGCTTACCACGACACAGATACTACGCATCGTGAAAAAACTCGAGCAAGAAGGGATGCTAGACTGCCTGCAACTGCTGCATTTCCACATTGGTTCCCAGATCCCTACAACTGCAGTTGTTGCCGATGGGGTCTCCGAGGCAGCTCAAATTTATTGCGAACTTGTTAGGCTCGGAGCAAACATGCGAGTTGTCGACATCGGGGGAGGACTCGGCATTGACTATGATGGAAGCAAAGCTTCTAACTCCGATGTTTCCGTTAGCTACACGCTAGAAGAATACACTGAAACCGTTGTCAAAACCCTCCGCTCCATCTGCGACAAAAGATCCATTACGCATCCGGTGATTTCCAGCGAGAGCGGCCGAGCCACCGTGTCCCATCACACAGTTCTGATCTTTGAGGTGTTCAATTCAAGCTCACGCGATTCAAACGCAGCTGAGTCGTCTCTTCTTGAGCAGCAGCGTTTCCTTGATGGCCTTCAAGCAGATGCACGCGCCGAGTACATGAACCTGTTCTCCGCAGCCATGAGGGGTGATAACAACACATGCCTGCTCCACGCCAACCAGTTGAAGCAGCACTGCATTCGCCGGTTCAAGCAGGGGGCCTTGTCTATCGAGCAGCTGGCAGAAGTCGACGGGTTGCACCTCAAGGTCTCTAAGGCCGCCAGTGAACCCTCGAGCCTTCCTGTGCATACGTACCGCATGAATCTTTCCATATTCACCTCGATTCCTAACTATTGGGGCACGGGGCACCTGTTCCCCATAATGCCCATTCACCGGCTCGACCAGAGGCCGACCATGAGAGGGATGCTGTCGGATTTAACCTGCGACAGTGATGGGAAGCTCGCCACCTACATAGGAGGAGAATCAAGCTTGCCTTTGCATGAACTGGATGGGAACAAGAACGGACATTACTACTTGGGTCTTTTCCTAGGCGGGGCCTACGAGGAAGCCCAGGGCCAGATCCACAACTTGTTCGGAGCACCCAATGTGGTTCGAGTTGAGTCTGAAGCTGACAACCCTGGTGGTTTCATAATGACTCGTGCACTACTTGGCCCGAACTGCGGGGACCTCCTTCGGGTCATGCGTCACGAGCCCAAGGCCATGGTGGAAGCATTCAGGCACCGAGCAGAGGAGCTAGGTGCAGTCGGAGGCGACCAAGATGGGCTGGCAACTGAGGCCTTAGCGGGCGGGCTTGCACACTTTTTCAGCAGCTGGCCCTATCTCGTGTCGACTTCGACCTAGGGCATGCCTGTTGACACCGGCAATGGTTTTTTCTGATAACACGAGATTTCTGATATACCATTATAATAGGTAAAATTCTTATTTAGACTTATATGTATCTGCAACAATAGTTAGCAATTTTCATCAAGACTCCCCTTGCTTTGCTCTGATATTGAGATCTCTACAGTACCTCGGTAACAGATGGTTGAGTTCTATATGGATATATGGCTTGAAGACCCATCCCTAATTTAATCGGGGTTCATGTGTGACAACAGAGGGTTTTGATCGAAATCTCGAATTGCTACTACCCTTGCTTTCATCTCAATTTCTTTTGTGTAGTGTGTCTAGGAGGGTTTGATTAATTATAATCTTGTAATTTTCGTTTCTCAAGGATTTTCACCTTAAACTCTTGTCATGtaatttttacatattatGAATGAATCCTCAAGGTtcacgagaaaaaaaaaacttgtctAAGAAAATGTTATTAAAACTTTTACTATGAGTATGTGGGATTTTTAGGATGTTTAACACCTACCATCACATGTTGCATTCTGatatcatattaaattttcatttcaacTGGAAGAGATTGATTGCAAACCATATCCAACCAAAAAAATGTAAGCTAATTAATAGCAGTAGCAGCTTATCCTTTTATAAACTCAATGATTGTTTCTTCAAAATTTTCCGATATGAGATCCCTTAGAAACTTCACAGTCGAGTCTTCTAGAAGAAAAGCAAATTAAAATTGGTCATGCATGACAATGCTGTTCCACGATTGAAGgacaaatataattaattataagtgCAAACCAAAGATGGTGAGGAATTTTTAAGCAGTATCATTTCCAAACAATCCCCTCccaagaaatatatatatttcgagttcgagtttcatgaatagagaaaattcatgactaaaagagttttatctcttaatgGGTTAGCTCGAACTGCATTACTCAAGTTTTCATTGGGCTTTCGGATATAAGACcggataaaaaaattaattaaaaatattatcattataTTAGACCGGCtgtcagaaaaaaaaatgatgctaCAACTAACATGGGATTTTCAGATTCAATTTAAtaccaaatttttttattaataaaaaacatAATTATGGATAGACACACAATAGTCGAAAAACATGCCATTCCGGTATTGAGCTTTGTTATGGGGTTGACGTGCTGAATGGGTACAACCCAACGATGCCATGTGTTTTATGGGGTTGACGGTCGAATCAAAGATCTGGTCGTTTAATGGTTGATTCGATGAAAAGGGTCTATCTTCTTACTGCCAAGATACGAACTTGATGCTGGGTTATGTTGATTTCGTACTCGGATCTGAGTAGGATCTGTTGATTTTGGATTGGAAACAGTCAGATCTGAGGTGCCGTGTCTCACTCTTCAGTGTCGCTGATATAGCGTACGCGAGTAACCTATCacagactcgttgattcgcgcacgaataccggaactttGACCTTCGACTCCCTATTGATTATTCGAATACCTAGGTAATTGGCATCCAACTCGAATTGAATCCAAGAATTgggcaaagagcacgaaaacttcaatttttattgataatcaaaAGACAACTCTCTTGAACCTAGGGtttacaaagcttaaatagaaTTTAAAACAtctaaattacacgaaagacataaatttttcataaaattgcaaaaacacccaaataataataaaatgcccgtttgaggccctaaacgatgaaattcgacaaaaatctcgtcttttcacagccaaaggctgtgagttttgctctggAGGCCGTTTCCCTTGAGACTGGGTcatcagaacctatttttctcaaaataccAATTTGACACCTCTTCTAACGCATCAGTCGCTGTCGTGGAATGTCTGTATCCTTGTTGTTGGTCTGGTCAGTGACTGTCATGTGTGTGTCTGACAATCTTGACAAGGTTTGATTCTATGGTCACTAGTATGAACATCATTTCAAACGGTTAGATTCGTATCAGTGATATGTGCCGTTATCTTAGAACAGTTTTCTCTACATGGATCTATCTTTAACTTTGGTGTTAGTGGATCGACCGGACTGCCTGATATCCGATATGTATGCAACTGCTTGCTGAGCAATTTATTAGGCCTCCGGGCTTGATCGGAGTATAAATGTTTCGCAACTTATAGCATAGCATAGAAGCCTACGAGATGAACTCTACAGCGTGAAGGCTAATGTGCTTGTTGTGCTTCTATTGTTTATGTAGGAATGGCAATGGAAACCTTTCTATTTGTTGAgaagtaaaatgggataaatcccacatcagaaaagaaaatgaaaatccacgggttaatatatggcttgggtaccatcacttatcagcttgaacttttaagtggaaatgggcCTAaacccgtataagcccaatgtaaatttaatatggtatcagagcctaggttacgCGTATGCGTGCCTACGAGCGTGTGCGCGCCCACACCACGCCAGACCCAGTATGTCGAgtgcagccaagagtgcgcctcatgttagTGTCCCCCTTCGCTCGAGTacggaagatgagcccggctcgaggtcaattgttaaGGGCGGATGTTttagggcacgtgacaacgtgtaggcagaaatagaccacacgttgcacgtaAGGGtgggtgttgaggagtaaaatgggataaatcccacatcggaaaagaaaaggaaaatccatgagttaatatatggtttgggtaccaccacttatcagcttgaacttttaagtggaaatgaacCTAAACCTGTATAAGCCCAATGTAAATTTAATACTATTCACCTTGGAGTCCGTGAACAAGGGCCACCCCGACAATCTCTGCGACCAGATCTCCGATGCTGTTATTGATGCCTGCCTTGAGCAGGACCCTAACAGCAAGGTCGCCTGTGAGACCTGCGCCAAGACCAACATGGTCATGGGCTTCGGTGAGA from Punica granatum isolate Tunisia-2019 chromosome 2, ASM765513v2, whole genome shotgun sequence includes the following:
- the LOC116193570 gene encoding arginine decarboxylase-like encodes the protein MSVLEQFIDDATLVASAPSLPVLPFCFGAKAKVFPDDAAVANFEKSDWSPSLSSTLYRVDGWGPPYFSVSSSGNISILPHGKETMPSQEIDLLEITKKVTEPVSSGGLGLCPPFIVRFPEMLKHRLESLQSAFDSAIASQVYGATYQGVFPVKCNQDRFIIEDIVKFGSPFRFGLEAGSKPELLLAMHCLCKGSSEALLVCNGFKDSEYISLALIARKLAFNTVVVFEQEEELDLVIELSKKLDIRPVVGVRAKLRTRHSGHYGSTSGERGQFGLTTTQILRIVKKLEQEGMLDCLQLLHFHIGSQIPTTAVVADGVSEAAQIYCELVRLGANMRVVDIGGGLGIDYDGSKASNSDVSVSYTLEEYTETVVKTLRSICDKRSITHPVISSESGRATVSHHTVLIFEVFNSSSRDSNAAESSLLEQQRFLDGLQADARAEYMNLFSAAMRGDNNTCLLHANQLKQHCIRRFKQGALSIEQLAEVDGLHLKVSKAASEPSSLPVHTYRMNLSIFTSIPNYWGTGHLFPIMPIHRLDQRPTMRGMLSDLTCDSDGKLATYIGGESSLPLHELDGNKNGHYYLGLFLGGAYEEAQGQIHNLFGAPNVVRVESEADNPGGFIMTRALLGPNCGDLLRVMRHEPKAMVEAFRHRAEELGAVGGDQDGLATEALAGGLAHFFSSWPYLVSTST